In a single window of the Bacillus mycoides genome:
- a CDS encoding BCCT family transporter, with the protein MRMKSRKTDWPVFLISGGSLLLFVIAVILNKSYVEGAINSSFAVSIKYFGAFWQVLLIGTFVVAMCMAFSKYGRVKLGGLEKPEISTTKWLAIIMSTLLAGGGVFWAAAEPMYHLMTVPPIHEGITAGTKEAVMPALAQSYMHWGFLAWTILGTISAVVMMYGHYHKDMPLKPRTLLYPIFGEKLRKSWLGTMIDVFAIIAVAAGTIGPIGFLGLQASYGLQALFNIPDVFTTQLAIIVCVVAVSTISAVTGIDKGIQIISNLNVRLAVLLMVFVLLFGPGGFIIDSFVSSFGFYINEFIPMSTYRGDTAWLGSWTIFFWGWFIGYGPMMAILVSRISRGRTIREIIVAIGIIAPIITTFWFTILGGSGVFYELMNPGSISTALSESGMPAAMIAITEQLPLSNIIGPAFLLLTILFVVTTGDSMAYSISMAVTGDGDPRISLRVFWSLIMGAVAAILLYMGEGSINALQSFIVVTAVPVSILLFPMLWLAPKVAGELALKQGIVKEEDKTSFLFQKASKSK; encoded by the coding sequence ATGAGGATGAAGAGTCGAAAAACGGATTGGCCTGTATTTCTTATTAGTGGTGGCTCACTTTTATTATTTGTAATTGCAGTTATTTTAAATAAAAGTTACGTAGAGGGAGCTATTAATAGCAGTTTTGCAGTTTCAATTAAATATTTTGGTGCCTTTTGGCAGGTTTTATTAATTGGTACATTTGTTGTTGCAATGTGTATGGCGTTTTCGAAATATGGGAGAGTTAAACTTGGGGGACTAGAAAAACCTGAGATTAGTACGACAAAATGGCTCGCTATTATTATGTCTACATTACTTGCTGGAGGTGGCGTTTTTTGGGCAGCCGCAGAGCCGATGTACCATTTGATGACGGTGCCACCAATACATGAAGGTATAACTGCTGGAACGAAAGAAGCGGTAATGCCTGCTTTAGCACAAAGTTATATGCACTGGGGTTTCCTGGCTTGGACGATTTTAGGTACAATTAGTGCGGTAGTTATGATGTACGGGCATTATCATAAAGATATGCCTTTAAAACCTCGAACGCTTTTATATCCTATTTTTGGAGAGAAATTGCGAAAGAGTTGGCTTGGAACAATGATCGATGTGTTTGCCATTATTGCGGTAGCTGCAGGGACAATTGGTCCAATCGGATTTTTAGGACTACAAGCAAGTTATGGGTTACAAGCATTGTTTAACATTCCTGATGTGTTTACTACTCAATTAGCCATTATTGTTTGTGTAGTAGCTGTTTCTACTATATCTGCGGTAACAGGAATTGATAAAGGGATTCAAATTATAAGTAATTTAAATGTTAGGTTAGCAGTTCTATTAATGGTATTTGTATTACTATTTGGACCAGGTGGATTTATTATCGATTCATTTGTTTCTTCGTTTGGATTTTATATAAATGAATTTATTCCAATGAGCACATATCGTGGTGATACAGCTTGGTTAGGATCGTGGACAATCTTTTTCTGGGGATGGTTTATTGGATATGGACCGATGATGGCAATTTTAGTGAGCCGAATTTCAAGAGGAAGAACAATCCGAGAAATCATCGTTGCAATTGGAATTATTGCACCTATTATTACAACGTTTTGGTTTACTATACTAGGGGGATCAGGTGTGTTTTATGAGTTAATGAATCCTGGTTCTATCTCGACCGCATTAAGTGAATCTGGTATGCCAGCGGCTATGATTGCAATTACAGAGCAACTGCCACTATCTAATATTATTGGACCTGCATTTCTTTTATTAACAATTTTATTTGTAGTGACAACAGGAGATTCAATGGCTTATTCGATTTCAATGGCAGTGACTGGAGATGGAGATCCTAGAATTAGTTTGCGAGTTTTTTGGTCGCTTATTATGGGCGCAGTTGCGGCGATTCTTTTATATATGGGTGAGGGAAGTATTAACGCCTTACAATCCTTCATTGTAGTGACGGCTGTTCCGGTATCTATTCTGTTATTCCCAATGCTATGGCTAGCGCCTAAAGTCGCAGGGGAATTAGCGTTAAAACAAGGTATTGTAAAAGAAGAAGATAAAACTAGCTTCTTGTTCCAAAAAGCTAGTAAATCAAAATAA